One window of the Desulfuromonadales bacterium genome contains the following:
- the atpD gene encoding F0F1 ATP synthase subunit beta, whose amino-acid sequence MNKGKITQVIGPVVDVEFEAGKLPEIYHALKITNPALGEGEGNLVVEVAQHLGENTVRAIAMDSTDGLVRGQEVIDTGKQIVMPVGRKTLGRILNVVGQPVDEMGPVGAELEWEIHRPTPEFVEQSTKVEAFETGIKVVDLLAPYARGGKIGLFGGAGVGKTVLIMELIHNIAKQHGGFSVFAGVGERTREGNDLWHEMKDSGVLDKAALIYGQMNEPPGARARVALSALTVAEYFRDEEGQDVLLFVDNIFRFTQAGSEVSALLGRIPSAVGYQPTLSTEMGELQERITTTNKGSITSVQAIYVPADDLTDPAPATAFAHLDATTVLSRQIAELGIYPAVDPLDSTSRILDPQVVGEEHYKIARDVQYVLQRYKDLQDIIAILGMDELSEEDKLVVARARKIQRFLSQPFHVAEVFTGSPGKYVELKDTIRGFREIVEGKYDDIPEQAFYMVGTIDEALEKAKKLAA is encoded by the coding sequence ATGAATAAAGGAAAGATCACGCAGGTCATCGGGCCCGTCGTCGATGTGGAGTTCGAGGCCGGTAAGCTCCCAGAGATTTACCACGCTCTCAAGATTACCAATCCCGCCTTGGGTGAGGGTGAAGGTAACCTGGTCGTTGAAGTTGCCCAGCACCTTGGGGAGAACACGGTCCGCGCCATCGCCATGGACTCCACCGACGGCTTGGTTCGCGGTCAGGAAGTCATCGACACCGGCAAGCAGATCGTCATGCCGGTCGGCCGCAAGACCCTGGGACGCATTCTCAATGTAGTCGGCCAGCCGGTCGACGAGATGGGTCCGGTCGGTGCCGAGCTTGAGTGGGAAATTCACCGCCCCACGCCCGAGTTTGTCGAGCAGTCGACCAAGGTCGAGGCGTTTGAAACCGGCATTAAGGTCGTCGACCTCCTCGCCCCCTACGCCCGTGGCGGCAAGATCGGCCTCTTCGGCGGCGCCGGCGTCGGCAAGACGGTTCTGATCATGGAACTGATCCACAACATTGCCAAGCAGCACGGCGGCTTCTCGGTCTTTGCCGGAGTCGGCGAGCGGACCCGTGAGGGGAACGACCTCTGGCATGAGATGAAGGACTCCGGAGTTCTCGATAAGGCCGCTCTTATCTACGGCCAGATGAATGAGCCGCCGGGCGCCCGTGCCCGCGTCGCCCTTTCCGCGCTAACGGTTGCGGAATATTTCCGCGACGAGGAAGGCCAGGACGTGCTCCTCTTCGTCGACAACATCTTCCGGTTCACCCAGGCAGGTTCCGAGGTATCGGCTCTACTCGGCCGCATCCCCTCCGCCGTCGGTTACCAGCCGACCCTCTCTACCGAAATGGGCGAGTTGCAGGAGCGCATCACTACCACCAACAAGGGCTCGATCACCTCGGTGCAGGCGATCTACGTGCCGGCCGACGACCTGACCGACCCGGCGCCTGCGACGGCCTTCGCCCATCTCGACGCCACCACGGTTCTTTCGCGGCAGATTGCCGAGCTCGGGATCTACCCGGCCGTCGACCCCCTCGACTCCACCAGCCGTATTCTCGATCCTCAGGTGGTTGGCGAGGAGCACTACAAGATCGCCCGTGATGTGCAGTACGTCCTGCAGCGTTACAAAGACCTGCAGGACATCATCGCCATTCTCGGCATGGACGAACTCTCCGAAGAGGACAAGCTGGTCGTCGCCCGTGCTCGCAAGATTCAACGCTTCCTCTCCCAGCCGTTCCACGTGGCCGAAGTTTTCACTGGCTCTCCCGGCAAATATGTCGAGCTCAAGGACACCATCCGCGGTTTCCGGGAAATCGTCGAAGGCAAGTACGACGACATCCCCGAGCAGGCTTTCTATATGGTGGGGACCATCGACGAGGCACTGGAGAAGGCCAAGAAGCTGGCGGCCTAA
- the atpA gene encoding F0F1 ATP synthase subunit alpha, producing MEIRAEEISAIIKKQIENFGREVEVSETGTIISVGDGIARIHGLDKAMAGELLEFPGGIMGMVLNLEEDNVGAAILGEAHHIKEGDTVKRTERIVQVPVGEALIGRVVDGIGIPIDGQGEIASKEFRQVEIKAPGIVARKSVHEPMQTGLKAIDAMVPIGRGQRELIIGDRQTGKTAVATDTIINQKGQNVICIYVAIGQKRSTVAQVVDKLKQFGAMDYTIVVAATASDPAPLQFIAPYTGVTMGEFFRDSGKHALIIYDDLSKQAVAYRQLSLLLRRPPGREAYPGDVFYLHSRLLERAAKLNDEMGAGSLTALPIIETQAGDVSAYIPTNVISITDGQIFLETDLFYSGVRPAINVGLSVSRVGGSAQIKAMKQVAGTLRLALAQYREMAAFAQFGSDLDAATQRQLNRGARLVEILKQPQYKPMPVEKQVLVVYAANNGYVDAYPVSAVKRFETELLSFMESKHGQLLGDLKAKKAIDAELEGRIKSALEEFKGQFVA from the coding sequence ATGGAAATCAGAGCAGAAGAAATCAGCGCGATCATCAAGAAACAGATCGAGAATTTCGGTCGCGAAGTTGAAGTCAGCGAAACGGGCACCATCATCTCCGTCGGCGACGGCATTGCCCGCATCCATGGCCTGGACAAGGCGATGGCCGGTGAGCTGCTGGAATTCCCGGGCGGTATCATGGGGATGGTTCTCAACCTTGAAGAGGACAACGTTGGTGCCGCCATTCTCGGCGAAGCCCACCACATCAAGGAAGGCGACACCGTCAAACGCACCGAACGCATCGTCCAGGTGCCTGTCGGTGAGGCGCTGATCGGCCGGGTCGTCGACGGAATCGGCATTCCCATCGACGGCCAGGGGGAGATCGCTTCCAAGGAATTTCGCCAGGTCGAGATCAAGGCCCCGGGCATCGTCGCCCGCAAGTCGGTGCACGAGCCGATGCAGACCGGCCTCAAAGCGATCGACGCCATGGTCCCCATCGGCCGCGGCCAGCGCGAGCTGATCATCGGCGACCGCCAGACCGGCAAAACCGCCGTCGCCACCGATACCATCATCAACCAGAAGGGGCAGAATGTCATCTGCATCTACGTCGCGATCGGCCAGAAGCGCTCCACGGTCGCGCAGGTGGTTGACAAGCTCAAGCAGTTCGGCGCCATGGACTACACCATCGTCGTCGCTGCGACCGCCTCGGACCCCGCTCCGCTGCAGTTCATCGCTCCCTACACCGGCGTCACCATGGGCGAGTTTTTCCGCGACAGCGGCAAGCACGCCCTGATCATCTACGACGACCTCTCCAAGCAGGCCGTCGCCTACCGGCAGCTTTCGCTGCTGCTGCGCCGTCCGCCCGGACGCGAGGCCTACCCCGGCGACGTTTTCTACCTGCACAGCCGCCTGCTCGAACGCGCCGCCAAGCTCAACGACGAGATGGGCGCCGGCAGCCTCACAGCCCTGCCGATCATCGAGACCCAGGCTGGCGACGTTTCGGCCTACATCCCGACCAACGTCATCTCCATCACCGACGGGCAGATCTTCCTCGAGACCGACCTCTTTTACTCCGGGGTGCGCCCGGCTATTAACGTCGGCCTCTCGGTTTCCCGCGTCGGCGGCAGTGCCCAGATCAAGGCGATGAAGCAGGTCGCCGGCACCCTGCGCCTGGCCCTCGCCCAGTACCGCGAGATGGCTGCCTTCGCCCAGTTCGGCTCCGACCTCGACGCCGCCACTCAGCGCCAGCTCAACCGCGGTGCCAGACTGGTGGAGATCCTCAAGCAGCCGCAATACAAGCCGATGCCGGTCGAGAAGCAGGTTCTGGTCGTCTACGCCGCCAACAACGGTTATGTCGATGCCTATCCCGTCAGCGCCGTAAAGCGCTTCGAGACCGAGCTTCTCTCTTTCATGGAGAGCAAGCATGGCCAGCTGCTCGGCGACCTGAAAGCAAAGAAGGCCATTGACGCCGAGCTCGAGGGGCGCATCAAGTCCGCCCTGGAGGAGTTCAAGGGCCAGTTCGTGGCTTAA
- a CDS encoding sugar phosphate isomerase/epimerase family protein, protein MVNELASRCKLLHVHVPYRQLEATVPFLLEHRLQPEIAFKGSDLDQLSWDSLRHTGRQLAAAGLACTVHAPFMDLNPGALEPLVFAATRHRFAQSINAAQALGARLLVFHPGYDSWKYGGQDHLWLEQSQLFWPPLLEQAAQAGCRMVLENVFEARAETLVTLLDSLDSPLLGHCFDIGHWHLFAEVSLAEWFAALGPRLSHLHLHDNFGKYDEHLPVGEGRIDFASLFSLVSTLPQQPTMALEAHSQEALLRSMSGLCPHLMPAASADFPPSPS, encoded by the coding sequence TTGGTAAACGAGCTCGCCAGTCGATGCAAGCTTCTGCATGTCCATGTGCCGTACCGACAACTCGAGGCCACTGTTCCCTTTTTGCTCGAGCATCGGCTGCAGCCTGAAATCGCCTTCAAGGGTTCAGACCTTGACCAACTGTCTTGGGATTCCTTGCGCCATACCGGCCGCCAGCTGGCGGCTGCCGGCCTCGCCTGCACTGTTCACGCACCGTTCATGGATCTCAACCCCGGAGCCCTGGAGCCTCTGGTTTTCGCGGCAACCCGACACCGTTTTGCACAGAGCATCAATGCGGCCCAGGCTCTTGGAGCCCGACTGCTAGTCTTCCATCCCGGCTATGATTCCTGGAAATATGGTGGCCAGGACCATCTCTGGCTGGAACAGAGTCAGCTTTTCTGGCCCCCCCTGCTTGAGCAGGCCGCGCAAGCCGGCTGCAGGATGGTCCTTGAGAATGTATTCGAGGCCAGAGCCGAAACCCTGGTCACCCTGCTCGACAGCCTAGACTCCCCGCTGTTGGGGCACTGCTTCGACATCGGCCATTGGCACCTTTTCGCCGAAGTTTCTCTGGCCGAGTGGTTTGCCGCTCTCGGCCCACGCCTCTCGCACCTGCATCTGCACGATAACTTTGGCAAGTACGATGAGCACCTTCCGGTGGGAGAAGGGAGGATAGATTTTGCCTCTCTGTTCTCCCTGGTTTCCACTCTGCCGCAGCAGCCGACGATGGCGCTTGAGGCACACAGTCAGGAAGCGCTGTTGCGCTCGATGAGTGGCCTCTGCCCCCATCTTATGCCCGCAGCTAGTGCGGATTTCCCTCCGTCCCCCTCTTGA
- a CDS encoding F0F1 ATP synthase subunit epsilon — MAEKLRLDMVTPYKQVLSQDVDEVTAPGTVGEFGILPGHTPLLTTLKIGELSYRQGSETFHVAVNWGYVEVEEDKVTVLVETAEPADEIDLERAKAALGRAEEALRKLSPEDKDFLAQQAAVERAMIRIQVAGRRVQRGH, encoded by the coding sequence ATGGCAGAAAAACTCAGACTGGACATGGTCACCCCCTACAAGCAGGTCCTTTCTCAGGATGTAGATGAAGTCACTGCGCCCGGTACCGTCGGGGAGTTTGGAATCCTGCCGGGCCATACGCCGCTCTTGACCACGCTGAAGATCGGTGAACTGAGCTATCGTCAGGGTTCTGAAACCTTCCACGTGGCTGTCAACTGGGGCTACGTAGAAGTGGAGGAGGACAAGGTGACGGTCCTGGTAGAGACCGCCGAGCCGGCTGACGAGATCGACCTGGAGCGTGCCAAAGCGGCACTCGGCAGGGCGGAAGAGGCCCTCAGAAAACTGTCGCCGGAGGACAAGGATTTTCTGGCCCAGCAGGCAGCCGTCGAGCGTGCCATGATTCGCATCCAGGTGGCGGGCCGGCGTGTGCAGCGCGGGCACTAG
- the atpG gene encoding ATP synthase F1 subunit gamma produces MPSLKDIKKRIGSVKNTRQITKAMKMVSAAKLRRAQDAVVAARPYANKMLEVLSSLALREEPGAHALLTQRGKGRALVLLLTADRGLCGGFNGNVSKAAERFIRANAEGYESYDLMIVGRKGRDYLRTRPGMNITKVYENITSGISYSTAALLGQEIVDGYIAEKYDAVYFIYNAFRSAISQDVTIDKLLPIVPKQVEEGAHVAEYLYEPSRSEVLAQILPKHVEVQIFRGLLESVASEHGARMSSMDSASKNASEMIGKLTLQYNRARQAAITKELMEIISGAESIK; encoded by the coding sequence ATGCCAAGTCTGAAGGATATAAAAAAGCGGATCGGGTCGGTCAAAAACACCCGACAGATCACCAAGGCGATGAAAATGGTTTCCGCCGCCAAGCTTCGGCGGGCCCAGGATGCCGTGGTGGCCGCGCGGCCGTACGCCAACAAGATGCTGGAGGTTCTCTCCAGCCTCGCTTTGCGCGAAGAGCCGGGTGCGCACGCGCTGCTCACGCAGCGCGGCAAGGGGCGGGCGTTGGTCCTGTTGCTGACCGCCGATCGTGGCCTCTGTGGTGGCTTCAACGGCAACGTCTCCAAGGCCGCTGAGCGCTTCATCCGTGCCAACGCCGAGGGCTATGAGAGCTACGACTTGATGATCGTTGGCCGCAAAGGGCGCGACTACCTCAGAACGCGTCCGGGCATGAATATCACCAAGGTTTACGAAAACATCACCAGCGGCATTTCCTACAGCACGGCCGCGCTGCTTGGGCAGGAGATCGTCGACGGGTACATCGCCGAGAAATACGATGCAGTCTATTTCATCTATAATGCCTTTCGCAGTGCCATCTCACAGGATGTGACCATTGACAAGCTCTTGCCGATCGTCCCCAAACAGGTCGAAGAGGGAGCCCACGTGGCCGAATATCTGTACGAGCCGAGCCGCAGTGAGGTGCTTGCGCAGATCCTGCCCAAGCATGTGGAAGTGCAGATCTTCCGCGGTCTGCTCGAGTCGGTGGCCTCGGAACACGGCGCGCGGATGAGTTCCATGGACAGCGCGAGCAAGAATGCCTCGGAGATGATCGGCAAGCTGACCTTGCAGTATAACCGGGCCCGCCAGGCCGCCATCACGAAAGAGCTGATGGAAATCATTTCCGGCGCCGAATCTATCAAGTAA
- a CDS encoding FadR/GntR family transcriptional regulator, whose amino-acid sequence MTIVFKPIRPKKISEEIVEQIKVLISKGQLKPGERIPSERDLATLLGVSRPSVREAIMVLEAMGLLESRQGGGTYVRSLTETVLADPLTTMVEKDPLLLQALVEVRMGIESWAAFLAASRATQEEIDTLAKLLKEMERQAARGGWDPKVDAQFHYTITTATHNTLQLHVLDTIRGLFHATIELALTEFYRREGYLEALLAQHRSIFEAISDRNPEQARQAMMDHLQFVQEKMPQILQEREAERTSAVPSK is encoded by the coding sequence ATGACCATAGTATTCAAACCGATTCGCCCCAAGAAAATCTCCGAGGAGATTGTCGAGCAAATCAAGGTCCTCATTTCCAAGGGCCAACTCAAACCCGGTGAGCGTATCCCCTCGGAGCGCGATCTGGCTACGCTGCTTGGGGTCAGCCGTCCGTCCGTCCGTGAAGCAATTATGGTTCTTGAAGCCATGGGGCTGCTCGAATCACGGCAAGGGGGGGGCACCTACGTCCGCTCGCTGACCGAGACCGTTTTGGCCGACCCCCTGACGACCATGGTGGAGAAAGATCCCCTCCTCTTGCAGGCTTTGGTCGAAGTGCGCATGGGTATCGAGAGCTGGGCTGCTTTTCTGGCCGCAAGCCGTGCCACCCAAGAGGAAATTGACACCTTGGCCAAACTGCTCAAGGAAATGGAACGCCAGGCTGCCCGCGGCGGCTGGGATCCCAAGGTGGACGCCCAATTTCATTACACCATCACCACGGCGACCCATAACACTCTGCAACTGCATGTGCTCGACACCATCCGCGGCCTGTTTCACGCCACTATCGAACTGGCCCTGACCGAATTCTACCGGCGCGAAGGCTATCTGGAGGCTCTGCTTGCCCAACACAGGTCGATTTTCGAGGCAATCAGCGACCGCAACCCGGAGCAGGCCCGGCAGGCGATGATGGATCATCTGCAATTCGTGCAAGAGAAGATGCCGCAGATTCTTCAGGAGCGCGAAGCTGAGCGGACATCAGCTGTGCCATCCAAATAA